The Astyanax mexicanus isolate ESR-SI-001 chromosome 12, AstMex3_surface, whole genome shotgun sequence genome window below encodes:
- the nkx3-1 gene encoding homeobox protein Nkx-3.1: MATSNKPLTSFFIEDILCLREEKGEESRGASVRIHSETSWSNDGEEDSALLLSVTAAESPITRRTDSTDGSQACSPGTGTGGGGKQKRSRAAFTHVQVLELEKKFSRQKYLSAPERAHLATSLRLTETQVKIWFQNRRYKTKRKQLATEYSKDCFHKPELSAGAEEDLLRASLLATVYKSYHPYRPCVYDLHGLGAWRPAVW, encoded by the exons ATGGCGACCTCAAACAAGCCGCTAACATCTTTTTTTATTGAAGATATTCTTTGTTTGAGGGAGGAGAAAGGAGAAGAGTCGCGAGGCGCTTCGGTCAGGATTCACTCTGAGACTTCGTGGTCCAACGACGGCGAGGAGGACAGCGCTCTCCTGCTGTCCGTCACCGCGGCGGAGTCGCCGATAACCCGGAGAACAG ATTCCACGGATGGTTCCCAGGCATGCAGTCCAGGCACCGGAACCGGCGGAGGCGGGAAACAGAAGCGCTCGCGCGCCGCCTTCACTCACGTGCAAGTGCTGGAGCTCGAGAAGAAGTTCAGTCGCCAGAAGTACCTGTCCGCCCCGGAGCGCGCGCACCTCGCCACGTCGCTGCGCCTCACAGAAACTCAGGTGAAGATCTGGTTCCAGAACCGGCGCTACAAGACCAAGCGAAAGCAGCTCGCCACCGAATACAGCAAAGACTGCTTCCACAAGCCCGAGCTGAGCGCCGGGGCGGAGGAGGACCTGCTCAGAGCCTCGCTGCTGGCCACCGTCTACAAGTCATACCACCCGTACAGGCCCTGCGTGTACGATCTACACGGACTGGGTGCGTGGAGACCAGCCGTGTGGTGA